In one window of Halomarina pelagica DNA:
- a CDS encoding metal-dependent hydrolase family protein: MLTVDCGTLIDGITDEPRYDARVVIEDGRIAAVGPRDEVEAVGEQVEHDVVIPGLVDAHVHLAGVRSMDPMDWAREDVATMTARATADLRRLLAAGFTSVRDVGSATGLGLRTAVSEGVIPGPRIYTSGRAFSQTGGHGDSHFLPYEWSRSRAGLSEIVDGPDECRKGARRRIRDGVDCIKIMATGGVLSEKDAPDQSQYTAAEIRAFAEEAHRVGIPVAAHAQGAPGMKNALRNGVDTIEHGFYVDDEAIDLLLETDATFVPTLAIMHRIVAEGADHGMPEWGLRKAREAQRAHLDSTRRVHEAGVPVALGTDFIGPDLVPHGENALEAELLVSAVGLSEMEAIRAATSVAARTVPGDEVGAIEAGRYGDLVALGSDPLDDVAALRDVEAVYKGGEAVR; encoded by the coding sequence ATGCTCACCGTGGACTGCGGGACGCTGATCGACGGCATCACCGACGAACCGCGCTACGACGCCCGCGTGGTGATCGAGGACGGGCGCATCGCGGCGGTCGGGCCGCGCGACGAGGTCGAAGCGGTCGGCGAGCAAGTAGAACACGACGTGGTGATCCCCGGGCTCGTGGACGCGCACGTCCACCTCGCCGGGGTGCGGTCGATGGACCCGATGGACTGGGCGCGCGAGGACGTGGCGACGATGACCGCCCGCGCGACCGCCGACCTCCGGAGGCTCCTGGCGGCGGGCTTCACGAGCGTCCGGGACGTGGGGAGCGCCACGGGCCTCGGTCTCCGGACGGCCGTTTCGGAGGGCGTCATCCCGGGGCCGCGGATCTACACGAGCGGGCGGGCGTTCTCCCAGACCGGCGGACACGGCGACTCGCACTTCCTCCCCTACGAGTGGTCGCGCTCGCGCGCGGGACTCTCAGAGATCGTCGACGGCCCCGACGAGTGTCGCAAGGGGGCCAGGCGACGCATCCGCGACGGCGTCGACTGCATCAAGATCATGGCCACCGGCGGCGTCCTCTCCGAGAAGGACGCCCCCGACCAGAGCCAGTACACGGCGGCCGAGATCCGCGCGTTCGCCGAGGAGGCCCATCGCGTCGGGATCCCGGTCGCCGCCCACGCGCAGGGCGCGCCGGGGATGAAGAACGCCCTCCGAAACGGCGTCGACACTATCGAACACGGCTTCTACGTCGACGACGAGGCGATCGATCTCCTCCTCGAGACCGACGCCACCTTCGTCCCCACGCTCGCCATCATGCACCGGATCGTCGCGGAGGGCGCGGACCACGGCATGCCGGAGTGGGGACTGCGGAAGGCCAGGGAGGCCCAGCGCGCACACCTGGACTCGACCCGACGGGTTCACGAGGCGGGCGTCCCCGTCGCCCTCGGGACGGACTTCATCGGTCCCGACCTCGTCCCGCACGGCGAGAACGCCCTCGAAGCCGAACTGCTCGTCTCTGCGGTCGGCCTCTCGGAGATGGAGGCGATACGAGCGGCCACGAGCGTCGCCGCGCGCACCGTCCCCGGCGACGAGGTCGGCGCGATCGAAGCGGGGCGCTACGGCGACCTCGTGGCGCTCGGCTCCGATCCACTCGACGACGTCGCGGCCCTCCGGGACGTCGAGGCGGTGTACAAGGGCGGGGAGGCGGTGAGGTAG
- a CDS encoding 2Fe-2S iron-sulfur cluster-binding protein — MVDPLLGIGLGALFTLIAVTLHFTRGTAWTPTEDISEQVLERRAATVAETDFPEPMNRAIGAGGGGAGAVAAGEAGGELEEGEAEEAAGDDPSAIPDDEAEVYEIEYVKEGTTIEVKENETLLEAGEEQGWDLPYACRQGQCISCSGHIADGGHSEDYVVHHTNEMLGDEEMSEGYTLTCVAYPTADFSLETGESP; from the coding sequence ATGGTTGACCCACTGCTGGGTATCGGGCTGGGAGCGCTCTTCACGCTCATCGCCGTCACGTTGCACTTCACGAGGGGCACCGCGTGGACGCCGACGGAGGACATCTCGGAGCAGGTCCTCGAACGGCGCGCGGCGACCGTCGCCGAGACGGACTTCCCCGAGCCGATGAACCGCGCCATCGGTGCCGGAGGCGGGGGGGCGGGTGCCGTCGCCGCGGGCGAGGCGGGCGGCGAACTCGAGGAGGGCGAAGCCGAGGAGGCGGCCGGGGACGATCCCTCGGCCATCCCCGACGACGAGGCGGAGGTGTACGAGATCGAGTACGTGAAGGAGGGCACGACCATCGAGGTCAAGGAGAACGAGACGCTCCTCGAGGCGGGCGAGGAGCAGGGCTGGGACCTGCCGTACGCCTGCCGTCAGGGCCAGTGCATCTCCTGTTCGGGCCACATCGCCGACGGCGGCCACAGCGAGGACTACGTCGTGCACCACACCAACGAGATGCTCGGCGACGAGGAGATGTCCGAGGGCTACACGCTCACCTGCGTCGCCTACCCCACCGCCGACTTCAGCCTCGAAACCGGCGAGAGCCCCTGA
- a CDS encoding helix-turn-helix domain-containing protein: MRELVFALDYEPGCNPVADVLASHSEATVRSLSCHVTAESLWRVDHATGPAPALDALEDAYRTAEYCSDCLVTDDCGAECDTQPLDRTDGTLVIYTYWERTPVCTSVPHVALDYLGDGLLFETRRDGRRYTWRIILSNEADIHGFFDALRVEVGDCAGMELLRLTELSPRRPPTEREADVLPAEQREALRAAVEHGYYETPRAVDLSELATRLDLPRSTLSYRLRRAEAQLAERFVAADRPLGSLSSPT; encoded by the coding sequence ATGCGCGAACTCGTCTTCGCACTCGACTACGAACCCGGGTGCAACCCGGTGGCCGACGTCCTCGCGTCGCACTCCGAGGCGACGGTGCGGTCGCTCTCCTGTCACGTGACCGCGGAGAGCCTCTGGCGCGTCGATCACGCCACGGGACCGGCCCCGGCGCTCGACGCGCTCGAGGACGCCTACCGGACCGCCGAGTACTGCTCCGACTGTCTCGTCACCGACGACTGCGGGGCGGAGTGCGACACCCAGCCCCTGGATCGGACCGACGGGACGCTCGTCATCTACACCTACTGGGAGCGGACGCCCGTCTGCACCTCCGTCCCGCACGTCGCGCTCGACTACCTCGGCGACGGCCTGCTCTTCGAGACCCGGCGCGACGGTCGGCGCTACACCTGGCGCATCATCCTCTCGAACGAGGCGGACATCCACGGCTTCTTCGACGCCCTCCGCGTCGAAGTCGGCGACTGCGCAGGGATGGAGCTGCTCCGGCTGACCGAACTCTCCCCGCGGCGGCCGCCGACGGAGCGGGAGGCCGACGTCCTGCCGGCCGAGCAGCGCGAGGCGCTCCGGGCCGCCGTCGAACACGGCTACTACGAGACCCCCCGCGCCGTCGACCTCTCGGAACTCGCGACTCGACTCGACCTCCCGAGGTCCACGCTGTCGTACCGCCTCCGTCGCGCGGAGGCGCAACTCGCGGAGCGGTTCGTCGCCGCCGACCGCCCGCTCGGGTCGCTGTCGTCGCCCACCTGA
- a CDS encoding alpha-ketoacid dehydrogenase subunit beta encodes MAQAAAERELTMSRAMVEAIATEMRGNEEVFVMGEDVADYGGIFDSTQGLLEEFGRDRVMDVPISETAFIGAAVGAAQRGMRPIAELMFVDFFGVCMDQIYNQMAKNTYMSGGAVNVPMVLMTAVGGTYNDAAQHSQTLYGTFAHLPGMKVVVPSTAYDAKGLMHAAIRDDNPVVYMFHKRLMGLGWMPAPEGPKTPVPEEDYEIPFGEADVKREGDDATVVTLGLHVHRALEAAEALADEGVEAEVIDLRTLVPLDTETVVESVRKTGRLVVVDEDYRSFGVTGEIVARVAEEALSDLEAVRRLAIPDVPIPYARPLEREVNPGVEDIAEAVRATGA; translated from the coding sequence ATGGCGCAGGCCGCCGCGGAGCGGGAGCTGACGATGAGCCGCGCGATGGTCGAGGCGATCGCGACCGAGATGCGCGGGAACGAGGAGGTGTTCGTCATGGGCGAGGACGTCGCCGACTACGGCGGCATCTTCGACTCGACGCAGGGCCTGCTGGAGGAGTTCGGCCGCGACCGCGTGATGGACGTCCCGATCAGCGAGACGGCGTTCATCGGGGCGGCGGTCGGGGCGGCCCAGCGGGGGATGCGCCCGATTGCCGAGCTGATGTTCGTCGACTTCTTCGGCGTCTGCATGGACCAGATCTACAACCAGATGGCGAAGAACACCTACATGAGCGGCGGGGCGGTGAACGTCCCGATGGTGCTCATGACGGCCGTCGGCGGCACCTACAACGACGCCGCCCAGCACTCCCAGACGCTCTACGGCACCTTCGCCCACCTCCCGGGGATGAAGGTGGTCGTCCCCTCGACGGCCTACGACGCGAAGGGGTTGATGCACGCCGCGATCCGGGACGACAACCCCGTCGTCTACATGTTCCACAAGCGGCTGATGGGGCTCGGCTGGATGCCCGCGCCGGAGGGCCCGAAGACCCCCGTCCCCGAGGAGGATTACGAGATCCCCTTCGGCGAGGCCGACGTCAAGCGCGAGGGCGACGACGCCACCGTCGTCACCCTCGGCCTGCACGTCCACCGGGCGCTCGAGGCGGCCGAGGCGCTCGCCGACGAGGGCGTCGAGGCCGAGGTGATCGACCTGCGGACGCTCGTCCCGCTGGACACGGAGACCGTGGTCGAGTCCGTCCGGAAGACCGGCCGCCTCGTCGTCGTCGACGAGGACTACCGCTCGTTCGGCGTGACGGGCGAGATCGTCGCGCGCGTCGCCGAGGAGGCGCTCTCGGACCTGGAGGCGGTCCGGCGGCTCGCGATCCCCGACGTGCCGATCCCCTACGCGCGGCCGCTGGAGCGGGAGGTCAACCCCGGTGTCGAGGACATCGCCGAGGCGGTGCGCGCGACGGGGGCATGA
- a CDS encoding MATE family efflux transporter: MSSTRDTITEGGLARPLFTLAWPIVVTELLQVAYNIADTLWLGQLSAAAVAAMSIAFPLIFLFLSIGGGFTVAGSILVAQYTGADSGESAGKIAGQTLSFITFLAVALAVVGYLSTGPALSLLPTDPETAVEVIPLAEEYMRVFFLGTPFMFGFFVFSALLRGHGDTRTPMRVMFLSVALNIALDPIFIFGFRANPLFGALGLGGLEAALFGATGFAGMGVAGAALATLLSRLVAMIVGFYLILRTDVGPTVRPTDLWPDLSAIAKIVRIGVPSALEQSTSALAMITLTAMVATFPTATVAAYGLGNRLVSLVFLPAMGLGRATDTMVGQNLGAEKPGRAERAVHLAAGAGAGIMLVVALVALLFAEPIVAVFIGERTAEALRTIALGAEYLRIRTVEFAFIGVLQVLLGAYRGAGNTRTALAFSMVALWIGRVPTVYGLAFVADMGATGIWIGMALGNVVGAIAAGLWFLRGTWKQSVVDVRSTPTPRVEATDPDGED, encoded by the coding sequence GTGAGTTCCACACGAGATACGATCACCGAGGGGGGCCTGGCGCGCCCGCTGTTCACGCTCGCGTGGCCCATCGTCGTCACCGAGTTGCTGCAGGTGGCGTACAACATCGCCGACACGCTTTGGCTCGGCCAACTCTCGGCGGCCGCGGTGGCCGCGATGAGCATCGCCTTCCCGCTCATCTTCCTCTTTCTCTCGATCGGCGGCGGGTTCACCGTGGCGGGGAGCATCCTCGTCGCGCAGTACACGGGGGCCGACAGCGGCGAGTCCGCCGGGAAGATCGCGGGCCAGACGCTCTCGTTCATCACGTTCCTCGCGGTGGCGCTCGCCGTCGTCGGCTACCTCTCGACCGGGCCGGCGCTCTCGCTGCTGCCGACGGACCCCGAGACCGCCGTCGAGGTGATCCCCCTCGCCGAGGAGTACATGCGCGTGTTCTTCCTCGGGACGCCGTTCATGTTCGGCTTCTTCGTCTTCTCGGCGCTCCTGCGCGGCCACGGCGACACCCGCACGCCCATGCGCGTGATGTTCCTCTCGGTCGCGCTCAACATCGCGCTCGATCCGATCTTCATCTTCGGCTTCCGGGCGAACCCCCTGTTCGGCGCGCTCGGGCTGGGCGGGCTCGAAGCGGCGCTGTTCGGGGCGACCGGCTTCGCCGGGATGGGCGTCGCGGGCGCGGCGCTCGCCACGTTGCTCTCGCGGCTCGTGGCGATGATCGTCGGCTTCTACCTCATCCTCCGGACGGACGTCGGCCCGACCGTCCGCCCGACGGACCTCTGGCCGGACCTCTCGGCGATCGCGAAGATCGTCCGCATCGGCGTCCCGAGCGCGCTCGAACAGTCCACCAGCGCGCTGGCGATGATCACCCTCACCGCGATGGTCGCCACCTTCCCCACCGCGACGGTCGCGGCCTACGGGCTGGGCAACCGCCTCGTCTCGCTCGTGTTCCTCCCCGCGATGGGTCTCGGCCGGGCGACCGACACCATGGTCGGGCAGAACCTCGGGGCCGAGAAGCCGGGACGCGCCGAGCGCGCCGTCCACCTCGCGGCGGGGGCCGGTGCCGGGATCATGCTCGTCGTCGCGCTCGTTGCGCTGCTGTTCGCCGAACCCATCGTCGCGGTGTTCATCGGCGAGCGCACCGCCGAGGCGCTCCGGACCATCGCCCTCGGCGCGGAGTACCTTCGCATCCGCACCGTCGAGTTCGCGTTCATCGGCGTCCTCCAGGTGCTCCTCGGGGCGTACCGCGGCGCGGGCAACACCCGAACCGCCCTCGCCTTCTCGATGGTCGCACTCTGGATCGGGCGCGTCCCGACGGTCTACGGCCTCGCGTTCGTCGCCGACATGGGCGCGACGGGCATCTGGATCGGGATGGCCCTCGGGAACGTCGTGGGCGCGATCGCCGCCGGGCTGTGGTTCCTCCGCGGCACGTGGAAACAGTCCGTCGTGGACGTGCGGTCGACCCCGACGCCGCGGGTCGAGGCGACCGACCCGGACGGCGAGGACTGA
- a CDS encoding lipoyl domain-containing protein — MSGGDRTAIDPAAVWPDDADDVAEGVVANWFVREGGRVEAGAAVCEIQIEKVSVDVPAPATGTVEVLVGENETFARGDPLGYVAPG; from the coding sequence ATGAGCGGCGGCGATCGGACCGCGATCGACCCCGCGGCGGTCTGGCCGGACGACGCCGACGACGTGGCGGAGGGAGTCGTGGCGAACTGGTTCGTCCGCGAGGGCGGCCGCGTCGAGGCGGGCGCGGCGGTCTGCGAGATCCAGATCGAGAAGGTGAGCGTCGACGTGCCCGCGCCCGCGACGGGGACCGTCGAGGTGCTCGTCGGCGAGAACGAGACCTTCGCCCGCGGCGATCCGCTGGGGTACGTCGCGCCCGGGTGA
- a CDS encoding M14 family zinc carboxypeptidase, with translation MELTRRTALKALGGVVAASASGGIAGGACAPRERVALDYLANDDLLGNDELELALRSLRRAYPHRVRLRRAGRSNQGRPIWSVSVGTRRTDAVDVVALGQQHGDEMISSAEGLLSAVEYLARAPEAAAILDRVTLHVLPRVNPDGFVARQRYNVDTDAPARGEGDDVFGGDAGFYTSGLEGIGWDVNRYHWPDWTESDLYRALPDRYPENPVTEARVVLDAVERVDPDWVVDYHRQGTYCVDPDAAFDPANPGAAYERGRYPPAPDDDGGGELVTASLFWPIAEGVPTAARTLSKRLVWTMFESLDALDRSTVTRYPGGTHRGVARNAYGLQGRGSVLFELSTGTLGDREFRVRQVFESLLAALEATADGSLRRVDPNRVTELPERETNNFVV, from the coding sequence ATGGAACTGACCCGACGGACCGCGCTCAAGGCCCTCGGCGGCGTCGTCGCCGCCAGTGCGTCCGGCGGTATCGCCGGGGGCGCGTGCGCCCCTCGCGAGCGCGTCGCGCTCGATTACCTCGCGAACGACGACCTCCTGGGTAACGACGAACTCGAACTGGCGCTGCGCTCGCTGCGCCGGGCCTACCCGCACCGCGTCCGGCTCCGCCGCGCCGGTCGGTCCAATCAGGGGCGGCCGATCTGGTCCGTCAGCGTCGGCACCCGTCGGACGGACGCCGTCGACGTCGTGGCGCTCGGACAGCAGCACGGCGACGAGATGATCTCGTCGGCCGAGGGGCTCCTCTCCGCGGTCGAGTACCTCGCCCGTGCTCCGGAGGCGGCCGCGATCCTCGACCGCGTCACGCTCCACGTCCTCCCGCGCGTGAACCCGGACGGCTTCGTCGCCCGCCAGCGCTACAACGTCGACACGGACGCCCCCGCTCGGGGCGAGGGCGACGACGTCTTCGGCGGCGACGCCGGGTTCTACACCTCCGGGCTGGAGGGGATCGGCTGGGACGTCAACCGCTACCATTGGCCCGACTGGACCGAAAGCGACCTCTACCGGGCGCTCCCGGATCGGTACCCCGAGAACCCGGTCACGGAGGCGCGGGTCGTCCTCGACGCCGTCGAGCGCGTCGATCCCGACTGGGTCGTCGACTACCACCGGCAGGGGACCTACTGCGTCGACCCGGACGCCGCCTTCGATCCGGCGAACCCCGGGGCGGCCTACGAACGCGGCCGGTATCCGCCGGCCCCCGACGACGACGGCGGCGGCGAACTCGTCACCGCGTCGCTGTTCTGGCCGATCGCCGAGGGGGTCCCGACGGCCGCCCGGACCCTCTCGAAGCGCCTCGTCTGGACGATGTTCGAGTCGCTCGACGCGCTCGATCGCTCGACGGTCACGCGCTATCCCGGCGGCACCCACCGGGGCGTCGCCCGCAACGCCTACGGCCTGCAGGGACGCGGGAGCGTCCTCTTCGAACTGAGTACCGGCACGCTCGGCGACCGCGAGTTCCGCGTCAGGCAGGTGTTCGAGTCGCTGCTCGCCGCCCTCGAAGCGACCGCCGACGGCTCGCTGCGGCGCGTCGATCCGAACCGGGTGACGGAACTCCCCGAACGCGAGACGAACAACTTCGTCGTCTGA
- a CDS encoding aldo/keto reductase, whose translation MEYVTTQGVEVPALGLGTARFDSPDACRRAVEAALDVGYRHVDTAQSYGTEGAVGAAVSTADVDRDHVFVTTKLSESNRGRDRVLESTRQSLAALRTDYVDLLLMHSPNSTVPLEETIGAMNDLREEGVVRHVGVSNFSVDQLRRAMAVSDAPILTNQVEYHPYRDQSALLETCIDEGIVLTAYSPLAVGKVTSNATLAEIGDRYGKTAAQVALRWLLQQETVAAIPKAAGRDHLRENFDVFDFALADDEMRTIFGETGGPIDRLRDRLGL comes from the coding sequence ATGGAGTACGTAACCACGCAGGGCGTCGAAGTCCCCGCCCTCGGGCTGGGAACCGCGCGGTTCGACTCGCCCGACGCCTGTCGGCGAGCGGTCGAGGCGGCCCTCGACGTCGGCTACCGCCACGTCGACACGGCCCAGAGCTACGGCACCGAGGGGGCCGTGGGAGCCGCCGTCTCGACCGCCGACGTCGACCGCGACCACGTGTTCGTCACGACGAAGCTGAGCGAGTCGAATCGCGGCCGCGACCGGGTCCTCGAATCGACGCGGCAGTCCCTCGCGGCGCTCCGGACCGACTACGTCGACCTGCTGTTGATGCACTCGCCGAACAGCACTGTGCCCCTCGAGGAGACGATCGGCGCGATGAACGACCTACGGGAGGAGGGGGTCGTCCGACACGTCGGCGTGAGTAACTTCTCGGTCGACCAGTTGCGCCGGGCGATGGCGGTCTCCGACGCGCCGATCCTCACGAACCAGGTCGAGTACCACCCCTACCGCGACCAGTCGGCGCTCCTCGAGACCTGCATCGACGAAGGGATCGTGCTGACGGCGTACAGCCCGCTCGCCGTCGGGAAGGTGACGTCGAACGCGACGCTCGCGGAGATCGGCGACCGGTACGGGAAGACCGCGGCCCAGGTCGCGCTCCGCTGGCTCCTCCAGCAGGAGACGGTCGCGGCGATCCCGAAGGCGGCCGGACGCGACCACCTGCGGGAGAACTTCGACGTGTTCGACTTCGCGCTCGCGGACGACGAGATGCGGACGATCTTCGGGGAGACGGGCGGTCCGATCGACAGGCTACGCGACCGCCTCGGGCTGTGA
- a CDS encoding heavy metal translocating P-type ATPase: MSQPSGSPPADALRTVRLSVPEMDCPSCAGKVTKSVERLDGIRDLDPRPTAGTLAVTFDPTRTDEEAIEERVRRAGYEVERSIRPTRERTTEFAVPEMDCPSCAGKVDNALGKVDGLVDADLRPTAGTARVTYDPDRVSEERLVAAIEGAGYEVTERVAAGSDEAGTGAGTVADSAEVWTSPRARKTWLGAGFLALGLLFEFVLVGRNVPVGTFLWYDLSLADVLLFAAALSSGLPVVRSGYYSARTRSLDIDLLMGTAIVAATGIGYFEEAATLAVLFSVAELLEQYAMDRARDSLRELMDLSPAEATVRRDTGASETPRAAGEAAPVEEVTVPVEDVAVGDVLVVRPGEQIPLDGEVIEGSSAVNQAPITGESVPVDKAVGDEVYAGTITQEGYLEVRTTATADDTTLAHIIEMVQGARERRTERERFVERFADYYTPAVVALAILTAAVPPLAFGAPWGTWFVRGLTFLVIACPCAFVISTPVSVVSGITSAAKNGVLIKGGSYLEAMGAIDAVAFDKTGTLTTGDLAVTDVVPLDGRSESEVLAYAEALEARSEHPIGQAIVARAEGVGSRDVSEFESLTGRGVRADLDGTTHYAGKPDLFEELGFDLSHVHATTDGGIVEPTARDCGRENCVDLAERTIPSLQAEGKTVVLVGSESAILGVIAVADELRPEARRTVARLKELGVSRTVMLTGDNERTARAIADRVGVDDVRAGLLPDQKVEAIEELTERFDGVAMVGDGINDAPALATATVGIAMGAAGTDTALDTADIALMGDDLAKLPYLYRLSHTATRVIRQNVWLSLGAKAALALGVPLGYVSVALAVVVGDMGMSLGVTGNAMRLAHVRPEPAPEETPEP; this comes from the coding sequence ATGAGTCAACCATCGGGGTCGCCGCCCGCGGACGCGCTTCGGACGGTCCGACTCTCCGTCCCGGAGATGGACTGTCCCTCCTGCGCCGGGAAGGTGACCAAGAGCGTCGAACGACTCGACGGGATCCGCGACCTCGACCCCCGCCCGACCGCGGGCACGCTCGCCGTCACGTTCGACCCGACGCGGACGGACGAGGAGGCCATCGAGGAGCGCGTTCGACGGGCCGGATACGAGGTCGAACGATCGATACGACCGACGCGGGAGCGGACGACCGAGTTCGCGGTTCCCGAGATGGACTGTCCCTCCTGCGCGGGAAAGGTGGACAACGCCCTCGGGAAGGTGGACGGACTCGTCGACGCGGACCTCCGCCCGACGGCCGGAACCGCGCGGGTGACCTACGATCCCGACCGCGTCTCCGAGGAGCGCCTCGTCGCCGCGATCGAGGGCGCGGGCTACGAGGTGACCGAGCGCGTCGCGGCGGGGAGCGACGAGGCGGGGACGGGAGCCGGGACGGTCGCGGACTCCGCCGAGGTCTGGACGAGTCCGCGCGCGCGCAAGACGTGGCTCGGCGCGGGCTTTCTCGCGCTGGGACTCCTGTTCGAGTTCGTCCTCGTGGGGCGGAACGTCCCCGTCGGGACGTTTCTCTGGTACGACCTCTCGCTCGCGGACGTCCTCCTGTTCGCCGCCGCCCTCAGCAGCGGCCTGCCGGTGGTCCGCAGCGGCTACTACTCGGCGCGCACCCGGAGCCTCGACATCGACCTCCTGATGGGGACCGCCATCGTCGCCGCGACTGGCATCGGCTACTTCGAGGAGGCGGCCACGCTCGCCGTACTGTTCAGCGTCGCCGAACTGCTCGAGCAGTACGCGATGGACCGCGCGCGGGACTCGCTGCGCGAGCTGATGGACCTGTCGCCGGCGGAGGCGACCGTCCGGCGCGACACCGGCGCGTCGGAGACGCCCCGAGCAGCCGGCGAAGCCGCCCCCGTCGAAGAAGTCACCGTTCCCGTCGAGGACGTCGCCGTCGGCGACGTGCTCGTCGTCCGCCCCGGCGAGCAGATCCCCCTCGACGGCGAAGTGATCGAGGGGTCGAGCGCGGTGAACCAGGCACCGATCACGGGCGAGTCGGTGCCCGTGGACAAGGCGGTCGGCGACGAGGTCTACGCCGGCACCATCACCCAGGAAGGGTACCTGGAGGTGCGGACCACCGCGACGGCCGACGACACCACCCTCGCGCACATCATCGAGATGGTGCAGGGCGCGCGGGAGCGGCGGACCGAGCGCGAGCGGTTCGTCGAGCGCTTCGCGGACTATTACACGCCGGCGGTCGTCGCCCTCGCGATCCTCACCGCCGCGGTGCCGCCGCTCGCGTTCGGCGCGCCGTGGGGGACGTGGTTCGTGCGCGGACTGACGTTCCTCGTCATCGCCTGTCCGTGCGCGTTCGTCATCTCGACGCCGGTGTCGGTGGTGTCGGGGATCACGAGCGCGGCGAAAAACGGCGTGCTCATCAAGGGGGGATCGTACCTGGAGGCGATGGGGGCGATCGACGCGGTCGCCTTCGACAAGACCGGCACCCTCACCACCGGCGACCTCGCCGTCACCGACGTCGTCCCGCTCGACGGTCGCTCCGAATCGGAGGTCCTCGCGTACGCCGAGGCGCTCGAAGCGCGCAGCGAACACCCTATCGGTCAGGCCATCGTCGCGCGCGCCGAGGGCGTCGGATCGCGCGACGTGAGCGAGTTCGAGAGTCTGACGGGCCGGGGCGTCCGCGCCGACCTCGACGGGACCACCCACTACGCCGGCAAACCTGACCTGTTCGAGGAGCTGGGTTTCGACCTCTCGCACGTCCACGCCACCACCGACGGCGGGATCGTCGAGCCGACGGCGCGTGACTGCGGGCGCGAGAACTGCGTCGACCTCGCCGAACGGACGATCCCGTCGCTCCAGGCCGAGGGCAAGACCGTCGTCCTCGTCGGCAGTGAGTCGGCCATCCTCGGGGTGATCGCGGTGGCGGACGAACTCCGGCCGGAGGCGCGCCGGACCGTCGCGCGCCTGAAAGAGCTGGGCGTCTCGCGAACGGTGATGCTGACGGGCGACAACGAGCGAACCGCCCGCGCGATCGCCGACCGCGTCGGCGTCGACGACGTCCGCGCCGGCCTCCTCCCCGACCAGAAGGTCGAAGCGATCGAAGAGCTGACCGAGCGGTTCGACGGCGTGGCGATGGTAGGCGACGGCATCAACGACGCGCCGGCGCTCGCCACCGCCACCGTCGGCATCGCCATGGGTGCGGCCGGCACCGACACCGCCCTCGACACTGCCGACATTGCCCTCATGGGCGACGACCTCGCCAAACTTCCCTATCTCTACCGCCTCTCGCACACCGCCACCCGCGTCATCCGTCAGAACGTCTGGCTCAGCCTCGGCGCGAAGGCCGCCCTCGCACTCGGCGTCCCGCTCGGGTACGTCAGCGTCGCCCTCGCCGTCGTCGTCGGCGACATGGGGATGAGCCTCGGGGTGACCGGCAACGCGATGCGCCTCGCGCACGTCCGACCGGAACCGGCTCCCGAGGAGACCCCGGAACCGTAG
- a CDS encoding ferredoxin--NADP reductase, producing the protein MTVTAEVVSVHQMTPRVKQFRLRVEGHEFDYEPGQHTTVQFERDGEEVVRPYTPTSLPGTDSITLAIKVYDDGTASAYMHTRRVGDEVTLGALEGNLTLENPEADVAFVATGTGITPMMALLKQYLREGEGDVHFFFGEKDRESVLYRETLDQLEAEHENLTVVYSLSESGYEWTGPTGHVQEHLEEYLDDFEERDFYVCGVPGMVVETTERLADLGAPDDRVFTEGWEEGAVADEGDGG; encoded by the coding sequence ATGACCGTCACGGCCGAGGTCGTCTCCGTCCATCAGATGACGCCGCGGGTCAAGCAGTTCCGTCTGCGAGTCGAGGGTCACGAGTTCGACTACGAGCCGGGACAGCACACGACCGTTCAGTTCGAGCGGGACGGCGAGGAGGTCGTCCGGCCGTACACGCCGACGAGCCTCCCCGGAACGGACTCGATCACGCTCGCCATCAAGGTCTACGACGACGGGACCGCCTCGGCGTACATGCACACGCGCCGCGTCGGCGACGAGGTCACCCTGGGTGCGCTGGAGGGGAACCTCACGCTCGAGAACCCCGAGGCGGACGTCGCGTTCGTCGCCACGGGGACGGGCATCACGCCGATGATGGCGCTGCTGAAGCAGTACCTCCGGGAGGGCGAGGGCGACGTCCACTTCTTCTTCGGCGAGAAGGACCGGGAGAGCGTCCTCTACCGCGAGACCCTGGACCAGCTCGAGGCGGAGCACGAGAACCTCACCGTCGTCTACTCGCTGTCGGAGAGCGGCTACGAGTGGACCGGTCCCACCGGGCACGTCCAGGAGCACCTGGAGGAGTACCTCGACGACTTCGAGGAGCGAGATTTCTACGTCTGCGGCGTCCCGGGGATGGTCGTCGAGACGACGGAGCGCCTCGCGGACCTCGGCGCGCCCGACGACCGGGTGTTCACGGAGGGCTGGGAGGAGGGTGCCGTCGCGGACGAGGGCGACGGCGGGTGA